The Pseudarthrobacter sp. BIM B-2242 region GTCAACTCATCCGGAGCCAGCTCCTCGGGCACGTTGGCGCGCGAGTTCTCCACGATTTCGCCGGTCTTCGGATCAACCACGGCAGCGGAGCTTTCCAGGTACGGGCCGAACTTGCCCACCCGAAGCGTGATTTCATCCGTGATGGGAATGGAGTTGATTTCCCGGGCGTCGATCTCGCCGAGGTTGTTAACGATGCTCAGCAGGCCGGGCTCGGTGTCCTCACCGAAATAGAAGTGACGCAGCCAGGCGGACCCCACAGCCTGCCCGTTGGCGATCTTGTCCAGGTCGCCTTCCATGTCTGCAGTGAACTCGTAGTCCACGTAATCCGAGAAGTGCTGTTCCAGCAGGCGGATCACGGAGAAGGCGATCCAGCTGGGCACGAGTGCGGATCCCTGTTTCCGGACGTAGCCGCGGTCCTGGATGGTGGAGATGGTGGAGGCATAGGTGGACGGACGCCCGATGCCCTTCTTCTCCAGCTCTGCGGTCAGTGATGCTTCGGTGAAGCGCGGCGGCGGGGAGGTCTCGTGGCCAACAGCAACAATGTCCGACGCCGTCAGGGCATCGTCCTTCGCGACGTTCGGGAGCCTGCGGGCCTCGTCGGAGTCGTCGTCACCGCGGCTTTCGTCCTTGCCTTCTTCATAGGCGGCCAGGAAGCCCGGGAAGGTGATGACGGTGCCGGAGGCAGAGAACTCAGCGTCGCGGCCATCGGTAGCAACGGCACCCAGGCGGATGGTCGCCGTCGACCCCTTGGCGTCACCCATCTGGGATGCCACGGTGCGCTTCCAGATCAGCTCGTACAGCCGGAATTCGTCACCCGACAGCAGCTTGGCCACCTGGGCCGGGGTGCGGAAGGAGTCACCGGCGGGACGGATGGCCTCGTGGGCTTCCTGCGCGTTCGCGGCCTTGCTGGAGTAAACCCGCGGCGATGCCGGGATGTACTCCGGGCCGTACAGCTCCGAAGCCTGGCGGCGGGCGGCCGTGACGGCTTCGTCGCTCAGCGCGGAGGAGTCGGTACGCATATAGGTGATGTAGCCGTTTTCATACAGGCGCTGGGCAATCTGCATGGTGCTTTTGGAGGAGAAGCGCAGCTTACGGCCGGCCTCCTGCTGCAGCGTCGAGGTGGTGAACGGCGCGGCTGGGCGGCGGGTGTACGGCTTGGTGTCGACGGAGCGGACGCGGAAGTCCGCCTCCTGGAGCCCTGCCGCCAGCGACGTAGCAAGTTCCTCGTTGAGGTGGACGGCATTGCGCGCGGTGAGCACGCCGTCGTCGTTAAAGTCGCGGCCACTGGCCACCTTGGCACCGTCAACGGCCGCCAGCTTGGCTTTGAAGGAGGAGGCGCCGGCGCCGAACTGGCCCGTCAGGTCCCAGTAGGAGGCAGCCTTGAAGGCCATGCGTTCGCGTTCGCGGTCCACCACCATACGTGTGACCACGGACTGCACGCGGCCGGCGGACAGGCCGCGGGCCACCTTGCGCCAAAGTACCGGGGAGATCTCGTAGCCGTAGAGGCGGTCCAGGATTCGGCGGGTTTCCTGCGCGTCCACCAGGGCAGTATCAACGTCGCGCAGGTTGTCCATGGCGCGGTGGATGGCTTCCTTGGTGATTTCGCCGAAGGTCATCCTGTAGACCGGGACCTTGGGCTTGAGCACTTCCAGCAGGTGCCACGCGATGGCCTCGCCCTCGCGGTCCCCATCGGTTGCGAGATAGAGGGCGTCGGCATCCTTGAGCGCCGCCTTCAGCTCGGTGACCTTTTTCCGCTTGTCCGCTGACACCACGTAGTACGGTTTGAAGTCGTTTTCGATGTCGACGGCGAACTTGCCCACCGAGGTCTTCTTCAGTTCCGCGGGAAGCTCGGACGGCTGCGGCAGGTCGCGGATGTGACCAATGGAGGCCTCAACGATGAAGCCTTCGCCGAGGTATTTGGCGATGGTCTTGCTCTTGGCGGGAGACTCCACAATCACGAGTTTCTTGCCGGTTTTGGCCTTGCTTGGCACGGTGCTCCTACAGAAAAAGGTTGCTCGGGCAGATGAGCCCATACTCGCCTAGTTCACCATATTTTGGCCAAGGATGCGCATTCATGTGGAAAACGTCAGGGTCCGCAGCGCGGTTTTTGGGCCCGGAATCCCCGCTATTTCGCGCCGCGGGGATCCTCCCTAATCCGCCGGCACCAGGAATCCGTCGCGGACCAGGTTGCCCGCTTCGGTAAGCAGCGCCGCCCGGAATGCGTCGTCGTCGAACCCGTCTTCCCCGGCCAGGCTGCCTCCCAGCAGCGCGGCAAGTGCCCCGATGATCTGCCCAACGGAGAGGTCGCCGTCGCACGCGGATACGAAGCCGGCCAGCTCCGTGCTGAGCAGGTTGGTCCGGCGCAGCCCCGCACCCTGGCGGAGCAGGATCACGCCCGGATGTTCGGCGCCCGGGCGCTGGTGGCGTTCCTCGGTGACGTCGTCAGCAACGAGCAGGTGTGCGTCCTCAAGACTGTGTGCGGCCAGCCAGTCCGAACGATCGACGGCGGCACCCAGGTGTGGTCCCACCGGCTGTTCGATGGGGTAGGTGATTTCCTCGAAGCGGCTGATGGTGGCCCCTCCGGATCCTGGAGCGGCGGATCCACGTACGGCGGGGCTTGCAGTGGCGGGACGCCGCAGCCAGATCATGCCGAAACCGATCCCGGCAACGTTCCGGGAGGCAAAGTCCGCGAGGTAGGCGGCGTAGGCGTCGCGATAGTGCTGGCGGTCGCGGGCCTCGGAGGCGTCCTGCAGCCACGTTTCGGCGTACTGTTCCGGGCTGACCTGTTCCCGCTGGATGAACCAGGCATCCGCGTCCGGACCAGCCCAGCTTTGCGGCCGTTCTGCCCAGTCCGCCCCCGCCGGGATCTCCCAGTTGCCCAATAACTGGGCTGTTCCGCCAGGAGCCAGGACCGAGGGAAGGTCCCGGACCAGCGAGGACACAATCTGGTCCCCCGGCAGGCCGCCGTCGCGGTACGTGAACTGCCCGGAAGCCTGTTCGCCGGAGGTTCGCGGCGTAATCACAAACGGCGGGTTGGATACCACCAGGTCGAATTCCTCCCCGGCCACAGGCTCCAGCAGTGAGCCGAGCCGGAGGCTTACCCGGTCCTCGAGGCGGGCGGGATCCAGGTGCAGCGCCTCGGCGTTGAGGAGCAGGTTGAACCGGGTGAAGGCCAGTGCCCGTGCGGAAATGTCCGTGGCCGTGACGTGTTCGGCGTGGTGCAGGAGGTGGAACGACTGGATTCCACAGCCCGTCCCCAGATCCAGCGCCTTGGCCACGTGCCGCCGGATGGTGGTCTGCACCAGCGTGGTGGACGCCTGGCCGATCCCCAGCACATGGTCGTGGCGCAGCATCCCGGCCTGCTGGTGGGCGGCGAGATCGCTGGCCACCCACAGTTCGGCGCCGCCGCTGCTGACTGTGTCTTCCCCTTCGGCGCCCTCCCAGCCATAGGGCCGGAGGTCCGCCTTGGCTTGCATGAGCCCGGCCCCTGCGGACGCGGTGCCGGGCACGGGCTCCAGCAGCCCCAGCTCCACCAGGCCCGCTGTCCGGATTCGCGGCAGGGCGGCGTCGAGCGTTGCCGGCGTCTGCGGTTCCGCCAGGAGCCAAAGACGGACGACGGCGGCGAGCGCTGCCGCTGTCCGGTCACCGGATGTGCCGCCTTCAACGCCGGCCTCGACGGCGCTTTCGGTGGCCAGCAGGGCCGGGATGATCTGGTCCCGGTTCAGCGCGTTGTAGGCGGACTCACCCAGCAGAGAGGCCACGCCGTCGAGCGTGTAGTCCACCGCCCGCAAGTCGGCGGCGAGAGCCGCCAGGAGTTCCGGGCGGTCGCTGCGCGGTGCGTCGGGGGTGTTGCCGGCGAAGAAAAGCGTGGAATCAGTCACCGGCCAAGTCTATTGGCGGAGTATCCCCGCGCCGTGCCCAACTAAGTAGCGCTAACTGTCGTTTTAGCGCCTCAAAACGACAGTTAGCGCTACTTAGTTGGGAGGGACCGGAACCTAGCAGGGCGACCAGCTACAGGTTCTTCTCCGCGTAGACCGCGAGGGCGTCCCTGACAAAACCTGCCCCCTCAGCCCCGCCGTAGTTCTTGGCGAACCTGGGGTCCGCGACGTACATTTCGCCGAGACCCGTGACATACCCCTTGACGCCTCCGGTGCCACCACCCGCGCCGTCTGCCGTGCCGCGGGCGTCCGACGCCGGTGTGCCCGGTATGCCGGTCAGCCATTCGACGTGCCGCTTCGCGAGGGCCTGGGCTTCGGCGCTGTCGGGCTCGATGCCGGCCGTGGCAGCAGCGATCCAGTCCTCGCCCAGCTGCTGCGAGCGCTGCTTCCACGCCGCTTTCTCATCGGCGCTCATGCCGCGCCACCACGAATCCCCCTTGGCGTAGGCGTCCTTGCCCCAGCGCTCCTCCACTTCGTCCTTGTACTGCGTGTGGTCAAAACCGTTGAACATCTCTTCTGCCATGATTTCGCCGCCTCCTTTTACTGCGTTGATGGTTTGTGTGACCGACGCGATCTGCCGCGACAGTCTGTCCTGCTCCTGTTTAAGCCAGGCGAGATGGCCGGCGAGGGCCTTCGCGGCGTCCGTTTCGTCGTCGAGCACCTGGCTGATGACCGGCAGGCCCAGCCCGAGTTCCCGAAGCAGCAGGATGCGCTGGAGCTGTACCAGGGCCGCCTGGTTGTAGAACCGGTATCCGTTGTGGCCGGTGCGGCTGGGTTTCAGCAGGCCAATGCTGTCGTAATGCCGCAGTGTCCTGCTGGTGGTACCGGCGATCCGGGCGATCTCCTGGATGGACCAGTCCATCCGCTCCTCCTTCCGGTGCATTTCCCCGAAATATAAGGCGTCCCGGGCTGATGGTTAAACCGTAAATGTTGACGCTGCGTCAAGGTCAAGATGTTTGGGATCCGCGGATCACAGGGGCTCCGGGTAAGTTTGAAGCATGGCTCTCTTTCCCACTTCCATCCCGCGTGCCCTGACCGCGGTGGCGGCAGCCGCCGTGGTGCTTGGCGTTTCCGGTTGTGCACAGCGGCTTTCGGTGGAGAACGCCGATGTTCCGGCATGGAAGGCCACGGCGATGCCCTCGGCCAGCGGCATCGTGGCCGAGGATGCAGGCAAGATCCTCGACGGCCGGCCCGTGGACCACACCGAGAATGTACCGGCAGGAAAATACACGCTGACGCTGGTGTGCGACGGCGGCGGCAAGGCTTTCCTCGCCGTCCGGTCAGGCGGCAAGGACCTCATGGACCTCGGCGCTGCCTGCTACGGAACCCGCGAGACAGCGAGAATCACCATCACGGAATCCGGACCGCTGGAGCTCAGCGCCTCCAGCGTGGACGCACCAACCCTCTATGCCTACCAGCTTGTGCAGGCCGGCTAGTGCCTGTGAATGCGGGACGATCTCTGCTCGTAGCCGGCGGCATGCTGCTGGCTGCGGTATCGCTGGGCGCGTGCGAGTACGAGGATGCGGAACCCCGGCCTGGCGGGAGCACCGCTGCGCTGCCGTCGGCCCCCGCCGACTCAACCATGGACGCAGGCGAAGCCGCCCGGCAGGCGGAACTGATGGCCGAAGTGGAATCCCTGATGGGTGAGCCCGAAGGCGTCGTTTCCCTTGGGGCGATGGGCGGATTGCGGGACGGTCGCGGCATCACCACGGGGGGCCTGCTGCGGGACACCGGCACGTACACGGTCCGCGCTCTCTGCACCACCGGCCCCGGCGCCACGGTGACCGTCCGGCAGCATGGAGAGTTGCTCCTCTCGCAGCGGATCGAGTGCGGCGCTCCGCACGACACGGTGCTTGACCTTACCGCCGGCGAGGTGTCGGCTGCTCTTGAACCCATCGGGGACGCGGGGCCGGCTGGCGGTGCCGTGCGTTTCGCCGGCCCGGCCTGAGCCACGCGGCTGCGGCTTGGCTACGCGGCTCCGGCGCGCGGCTCCGCCGCGCGGTTAGCGCGCGTTTAAGTAGGGGGCGCATGACCCGCTTCTGCCGGGCCTGCCGGCGTTAAAATCAGTCCATGCCCTCACTGCAGGGAGCATCTGCGCATCACCGTGCGGCTTGTCGTCCGGGCCTTTGCCTGTCCGGGAAGGTTCCCCTGCGCACCCGGACAAGGGCCGCCGTCGCGCTTTCAACGGCGGGTGCCTTGCTGGCGGGAGCGGTGCTGGCCGGGTGCGAATACAGTTACGACGACGGCTGGCGGACTGCCCTCAATTACGTTTCCGCAGCCCCGCGGGTCACAGAGCCGGATGTTGCCGCGGAGCAATGGCAGAACGAACCGGTCAGTGCGGCGGGCCTTGAGGCCTGGCTCGAGACGGTCCAGCTCGGCTCCGGGCTGCAGGTTGCACACCGGGGCTATGGCCTGCTTCAGGCCAAGGAAGTCCGGACCGAAACCGTGGCCGGCCTGCCGGTGGGGACATACGTCTTAGCGCTGGTGTGCCGCAGCCAGCGGCCGGTCACCTTCACCGTCAGCAACGAGGTGTACACCATGGTGCACCTCAGCCTGCGGTGCGGATCGAAGCGGCAGAATGTGATCTACCTGGCGAAGGAAACGGCGCTGACTTTCCGGGTGGAAGCGCAGTCCGAGGCCAATTACGCGTACCGGCTGATCTGGCTCTAACGGCAACGCTTTAGGCGGCGCAGCCTTCAGGGCAGCGCAGCGTCTCCGGGCTGGCGGCGCACTCTGCGCAGTACAGGGTGAGGGTGCGGCAGCTGAGGTTGGAGCAGTTTTCGAACTTGCTGGTGGGTGCTGCGCAGCGGACACATTCGCCGATGGTCTTCGCCTCCTCGCTGAACTCCAGGTGCATGCGCTTGTCGAAGACGTAGAGCGAACCTTCCCAGAGGCCCTGGTCCTTGAACGTTTCGCCATAGCGGACAATGCCGCCGTCGAGCTGGTAGACCTGTTTGAAACCGCGGTTCACCATCAGGCTGGACAGCACCTCGCACCGGATGCCGCCGGTGCAGTAGGTGACGACCGGCTTGTCTTTGAGGGCGTCGTACTTGCCGGAGTCGAGTTCCTTGATGAAGTCGTGTGTGGTGGCGACGTCCGGGACGATCGCGTCCTTGAACTTGCCGATCTGAGCCTCGAAGGCGTTGCGGCCGTCGAAGAACACCACGTCCTCCCCCGCCTGTTTCCTGTCCGCTACCAGTTCATGCAGCTCTTCGGGCTTCAGGTGTGTGCCGCCGCCCACAACACCGTTTGCATCCACCTTGAGCTCGCCGGGAGCGCCGAAGGAGACAATCTCGTCCCGGACCTTGACGCTCAGCCGCGGAAAGTCTTCCGCACCGCCGTCGGACCACTTCACGTCGATGCCGTGGAAGCCCTTGTATTCGCGCGTGGTCTTGACGTACTGCTTGACGGCGCCGATCTCGCCGCCCACCGTGGCATTGATGCCGTCCTTGGAGATCAGGATGCGTCCGGTCAGCCCGAGCTTCTCGCACAGGGCACGCTGCCAGAGCCGCACCGCGTCCGGATCAGCGATGGGCGTAAAACCGTAAAAGAGCACAATTCTGTTCAAAGCCACGTATTTAAGGGTACTGGCTTTGCCCCGCCCGGTCCTGCCGGTGAGCCAGCGGCCGCCAGGGTTCGCTGCGCCGGCTGCATCGCGCCTGTTCAGCACGGTTTCGGCATCCCTGTAAGCCGGGGACGACGACGGCAAACCGCACAGCGGTGACCGTCACCGCTGCCGTGGCCGCGTCTGCGCCGCTGTATCCCCGGGTCACGATTGGATAAGCAAGTCACATCAAGGGAGGCAACCCCTGTTGCTTGTGACGGGGCTGGAATACCCTCATCACATGAGTCCGGATGCCATGGTTGAAGACATTACGAACCTTCTTGAGGTCTGGGTAACTGGCTGGGCAGGTTGCCGCGGGTACCAGACGTCCACTGAGGGCCGCTTCCCCGCTGTACTGCGGGCCGACACCACCGGGGACTGGGAATACTTCTCCCATGACCCTTCCGACGATGAGTTCGCAGCATTGGTAGCAAAGACCGTTGAAGCTCCTTCACGGATTCTGACCGTGCTGACCAATGACGTCCTCCGCTACACGCAGCTTGCCGAGAAGCACGGGCTGAACATCACCTCCGCATCGCAGGCCATGATGATCGTGGATATGGAAACCCAGGACACCGAGGATCCCTGGCTCTCGGATGACGAGTTGAACCTGGTCACGTCGCAACTCGACGGCGTCCACCACGCCGTTGTCCGCTCCGGTGATGAGGTTGCGGCCAGCGGCAGGGTTTTTGTGGTGGACGGGACGGCCGTGTTCGACAAGATTGTGGTCCAGCCGGAGTTTCAGCGCCGCGGTCTGGGCAGCTTCATCATGAAGGCCCTCGCGGCGCAGGCCATCGGACCGGACGTTGAAAACGGCCTGTTGCTGGCCTCGCTGGATGGCCAAAAGCTCTACTCGCACCTGGGCTGGTCCGTGGTGTGCCGGGTACTGATGCTCTCCACGTCCTCCGAAGGTTCCGACCTGTCCGTGGGCTGATTTTTCCCCGGGTGAAAGAATGTTGGGGTGAACCCCCATGACTCGCTGATCCCGTTGCTGGGCCGCGGCCCGGACCCGGAGCAGCTCCGTCATGTCCGCACCATCCCCGCCCGGCGGGCGGTCCACGAGCCGTGGCCTGACTGGGCCCATCCAGACCTGGTGGCAGCCTATGGGTCGCTGGGCATCCATGAGCCCTACCGCCACCAGATCCAGGCGGCCAGCCTGGCCCACGGCGGCGAGCACGTGGTGATTGCCACCGGCACGGCCTCCGGAAAATCCCTTGCGTACCAACTGCCGGCGCTGGACGCCATCCACCGCTCCGAGCTGCGGGTGCTGTCCGAACCCGGAAAAATCCACGACGACGGCGCCGTGACGCTGTACCTCTCCCCCACCAAGGCGCTCGCCGCCGACCAGCTGGCGGCCATCCGCTCCCTGAAGCTGCCCACCGTACGGGCAGAGACGTACGACGGCGACACGGACCCCGCGTCCCGCCGCTGGATCCGGGACCACGCCAACTTCATCCTGGCGAACCCGGACATGCTGCACTTCGGCATCCTGCCCAACCACGCCTGGTGGGCAAGTTTCTTCCGGCGGCTGCGGTACGTCATTGTCGATGAAGCCCACAGCTACCGGGGGGTCTTTGGCTCCCATGTTGCCAACCTGATGCGCAGGCTGCGCCGCATCTGCGCCTACTACGGTGCCGGGACGTCCCACCCGGGCCCGGTCTTCATCGCGGCGTCCGCCACAGCCTCGGAGCCGGGTACATCGTTCGGGCGGCTGATCGGGGCGCCCGTCCGGGCTGTTGCCGAGGACTGCTCGCCGCACGGTTCCACCACCGTGGCGTTCTGGGAGCCGGCCCTGACCGAACTCAAGGGTGAGAACGGGGCCAAGGAGCGCCGCACAGCTGTTGCGGAGACCGCCGACCTGCTGGCCAACCTGGTCTCCTCCCGGATCAGGACCATCGCCTTCATCAAGTCCCGGCGCGGGGCCGAAACCATCTCCTCGATCACCAAGCGATTACTGGACGAGGTGGACCCCAGCCTGCCGCAGCGCGTGGCCGCCTACCGGTCGGGCTACCTGCCGGAGGAACGGCGCGCCCTGGAGAAGGCCCTCCGCTCCGGAGAGCTCCTGGGTGTCTCCAGCACGTCCGCCCTCGAGTTGGGGATCGACATCTCCGGGCTGGACGCCGTGCTGGTGGCCGGCTGGCCGGGCACCAGGGCATCGCTGTTCCAGCAGATCGGCCGGGCCGGACGCGCCGGCCAGGACGCCATTGCTGCGTTCGTTGCCAGCGACGACCCCTTGGACACGTACCTGGTGAACCATCCCGAGGCCATCTTTGACGTCTCGGTGGAAGCAACCGTGTTTGACCCTTCCAACCCCTACGTGCTGGGACCGCATCTCTGCGCTGCCGCCGCGGAGCTCCCGCTTGGTGTGGCCGAACTCGGGCTCTTCGGCAACACGTCCGAAAAGCTGCTGGGGCAGCTTGTTGCCCAGGGTTACCTGCGGCGCCGGCCGGCCGGCTGGTTCTGGACCCACTCCCAAAGCGCTGCCGCCATGGTGAACCTTCGGGCCGACGGCGGCGGACCGGTGAGCATCGTGGACGCCGACACCGGCTCCCTGCTGGGGACCATGGACTCGCCGCAGACCCACTATCAGGCCCATACCGGGGCGGTCTACGTCCACCAGGGTGACAGCTATGTTGTGGAGGAGCTGAACGAGGACGACCACTGCGTGATGGTCCGCCGCGCCAACCCCGACTACTACACCACCGCCCGCGACGTCACCCAGATCGAGGTCCTCGAAACCCAGCGGACCGCACAGTGGGGCGACGTTTCCGTGCACTTCGGGGACGTCAAAGTCACAACCCAGGTGGTCTCCTTCCAGCGGAAGGCCCTGATCTCCAATGAAATCCTGGGTGAGGAACCGCTGGAGCTGGGCGCCCGCGACCTGTTCACCAAGGCCGTCTGGTTCGTGGTGGAGAACCGTTCGCTGACAGGTGCGGGGCTGATCGAGGCACAGTTCCCGGGAGCTCTGCACGCTGCCGAACACGCAGCGATCGGGCTTCTGCCGCTGGTGGCCTCGAGCGACCGCTGGGACATTGGCGGCGTGTCCACAGCCATCCACGCCGACACGGGCGTGCCCACCATCTTCGTGTATGACGGGCACCCCGGGGGCGCGGGTTTCGCGGAGCGCGGCTTCGACAAGGCGAAGGTCTGGCTCTCGGCGACGCGGGACGCCATCAAAGCCTGTGAGTGTGAGTCCGGCTGCCCGTCCTGCGTCCAGTCCCCTAAATGCGGGAACAAAAACAACCCCTTGGACAAGGCTGCGGCCATCATGCTGATCAACGTCCTCCTCAAAGACTCGAGCGAGGCGCCTCCCCGAGACGTGGAACTCCCGCCCCCTGCGGAGCGCGACCTCGATCCGGTTTCGGCTCAGGGCGGCGGTCCCGCCCGCGCATGACCGCTGGCGGCGCCCAACACGGTCCGGACCGCCAGCTCTGTTCTGACTTCCAGGGTCTGCCCGGGTCCTTCCGTGCACGTCACGAGGACGGCGCTGTGCCGGGCGGCCACGTCCGCTGCGACCGTACAAGGATCACCTGAGGTCAGCCCGCGCAGGGCATCTGCTCCGGCGAGCGCGGCAAGGTCCGCCGCCGCTGCCGCCCTGCTGGCCATCACGGCTGACTGGGCAAGAAGCACCATCAGCGCCAAAGCCATGATGACCACCAGCCCCAGCCCTGCCGCCAGGACGGTTCCCGAGCCGCGCTCCCGCTGGTCCCGGCTCCGGACGCTCATGACCGGACGTCGCTCAATCGGGGCAGCACGTCGGGCGGCACCATGCTGTGGAGGGCGATTCCTGACGCTACCGGCACTTCGCCGCGGGTTGATGCCCGTGCTGTCAGGGTCCACGGCACGGTGGCGCCCATGGGACCGCCAACCCTGTCCGCAACGGTGACGCTAAGCCACTCGCCGTTGACCGTCACAGACGCCGTGGCCGACGCGCCCGCTAAGGTCCGGACGATACCCTCCACCGCACCCGGGTCCTCGCCTCGTGCCAGTGCCCTGGCGCCAGCGTGTGCTGCCTCCTCAAGCCTGAGCTGGGTGACGCCGGCAGCGGTTCCGGACAGGAGCAAAGCAAGCAGCAGAAGGACAGCCGGCAGCGCCACGGCGAATTCGGCCGTCACGGCGCCGGTCACGGAGCCCGGGGCATTTCCGGCCCCACGAGCTTCACCACCACGACCCCCGCGACCGGCAGGGACGGGATCCGGCTTCCTGATGCTGCCCTGCCCGGTGTCCGGAAGCATCGCTGCCGGCGCCCTTCTCACGGCAGGGCCAGCGCGGTGCGGATCAGCGTCAGCAGGAATCCGCGTACCTCGTCGCTGCGGAGAATGAAGACGAGGATCCCGGCGAAGCCCACCGCCGCCAACGTGGCTATGGCGTATTCGGCTGTAGCCATCCCGGCCTCGGAAGCCGTGAACTGCTGCCAGCGCTTCTTCGCCGCGCTGGCTCCCGGGTTCAGCTCCACAACGTTGCCCGCGGTCTCTGTGCCGTCCTCCCGCGGGCAGGTGCAGGCGACGGATTCTGCAACGGAAGGCGCTGCCGGGTCCCGCTCAGGGGTACCGGCAAACCCAGCGCCGGACTGCGGTGCAGGGGCCGGGGAAAAGCCGTTTTGGATGGTTGTCATGGTTGTTTGTCCCTTCTGTGTCCGGCCGAGTTGCCGGGCTGATTCGACTCTTCCGGGCTTCCCACGGGGCGGTAAGGGCGAAACTCCTCCAAGTGGATAACCGGGCCTGTGAACAGGTTGTGGAGGAGGGGACGGAACCAGTGCCAGGACCCGGCGTTACGATCCAGAGGGAACCAGCGCCAGGAGAACGGGCACCACGCCGAGGCAGATGAAGGCAGGAAGGGAGCACAGGCCCAGCGGGATGACGAGCTTCACGCCCAGGGAGGCGGCGCGTTTCTCCGCCGCACGGAACCTTTCCCGGCGCAGCCTGGCGGCCTGTGCATAGAGAATGGCGGACGACGGCGCGCCGGTCAGGGCGGCAAACCCGAGTGCATCACGCAGTTCCAGGATCTCGGGAAGCCGGACTTCGGAACTGCGCCAGGCCGTCTCCCAGTCGGCCCCGATGGCCAGTGCCGAGACTACCGGGCGCAGCGCCTGGCGGTAGTCCTTGGACGCGGAGGCCGCAATGAGTTCCAAGGAGCGTCCAATTCCGGAGCCGGCGTCCAGCATTGCGGCCACAAGTTCCAGCATCATGGCTGTGTCGCGCAATCCGTCAGGGAGGCCCTGGCCATCGCCCTGCCGGGAGCCATCCCGGGCGCTCCGCGTACCCGGTTTGTTGCCGGACCGCCCGGACCGCACACCCAATCTCAGCAGCCGCTGCCGTACCCGGCCCGGCTGTGAAAAGACCAGACTTGAAACGAGGACCAGGAGAACGGCGAGCACAACCCCGGGCACAAAGTGACCTGTCACGGCACGGCCCCTGCGGCAGCGTGGACCAGGCGGGCGGACCAGATTCTCCCGGCCACGGTGAGGGCCACCCCCGCTGCGAGCGCCGCCATGCCCAACGGCGTCCCGAACAGCATGGCCAGGGGGTCTGCACCCAGGGCCATGCCCAGGCCCAGGCCCGTCGCTGGCAGCCAGGTCAGGAGGCTCACGGTGGCCTTGGGCCCGGCAAGCGCTGTTTGCCGGGCGGCGTCCGCGTCATCTTCCACCTCCAGCTGGGCTGCGAACCGCGCCAGGACATCCGCCAGGGGACAGCCGCTGGCTTCGGCAATGTCAAAACACGCGGCCAGCTCCAG contains the following coding sequences:
- the topA gene encoding type I DNA topoisomerase; its protein translation is MPSKAKTGKKLVIVESPAKSKTIAKYLGEGFIVEASIGHIRDLPQPSELPAELKKTSVGKFAVDIENDFKPYYVVSADKRKKVTELKAALKDADALYLATDGDREGEAIAWHLLEVLKPKVPVYRMTFGEITKEAIHRAMDNLRDVDTALVDAQETRRILDRLYGYEISPVLWRKVARGLSAGRVQSVVTRMVVDRERERMAFKAASYWDLTGQFGAGASSFKAKLAAVDGAKVASGRDFNDDGVLTARNAVHLNEELATSLAAGLQEADFRVRSVDTKPYTRRPAAPFTTSTLQQEAGRKLRFSSKSTMQIAQRLYENGYITYMRTDSSALSDEAVTAARRQASELYGPEYIPASPRVYSSKAANAQEAHEAIRPAGDSFRTPAQVAKLLSGDEFRLYELIWKRTVASQMGDAKGSTATIRLGAVATDGRDAEFSASGTVITFPGFLAAYEEGKDESRGDDDSDEARRLPNVAKDDALTASDIVAVGHETSPPPRFTEASLTAELEKKGIGRPSTYASTISTIQDRGYVRKQGSALVPSWIAFSVIRLLEQHFSDYVDYEFTADMEGDLDKIANGQAVGSAWLRHFYFGEDTEPGLLSIVNNLGEIDAREINSIPITDEITLRVGKFGPYLESSAAVVDPKTGEIVENSRANVPEELAPDELTPAKAVELMETAAPEERVLGADPHTGHTVVAKNGRYGAYVTEVIPEMTEEQIANQPVEYYKNGKPKPPKKPVKAKPRTGSLFKSMTVESVTLDEALQLMSLPRALGEDAEGNLITVQNGRFGPYLKKGTDSRSIGTEEEIFTITLEQALEIYSQPKQRGARAAVPPLAEFGPDPVSEKNIVVKEGRFGPYITDGVTNITVPRATSLEELTREQAIELLAEKRAKGPVKRTTTARKAPAKKKAPAKK
- a CDS encoding MerR family transcriptional regulator, encoding MDWSIQEIARIAGTTSRTLRHYDSIGLLKPSRTGHNGYRFYNQAALVQLQRILLLRELGLGLPVISQVLDDETDAAKALAGHLAWLKQEQDRLSRQIASVTQTINAVKGGGEIMAEEMFNGFDHTQYKDEVEERWGKDAYAKGDSWWRGMSADEKAAWKQRSQQLGEDWIAAATAGIEPDSAEAQALAKRHVEWLTGIPGTPASDARGTADGAGGGTGGVKGYVTGLGEMYVADPRFAKNYGGAEGAGFVRDALAVYAEKNL
- a CDS encoding methyltransferase, whose product is MTDSTLFFAGNTPDAPRSDRPELLAALAADLRAVDYTLDGVASLLGESAYNALNRDQIIPALLATESAVEAGVEGGTSGDRTAAALAAVVRLWLLAEPQTPATLDAALPRIRTAGLVELGLLEPVPGTASAGAGLMQAKADLRPYGWEGAEGEDTVSSGGAELWVASDLAAHQQAGMLRHDHVLGIGQASTTLVQTTIRRHVAKALDLGTGCGIQSFHLLHHAEHVTATDISARALAFTRFNLLLNAEALHLDPARLEDRVSLRLGSLLEPVAGEEFDLVVSNPPFVITPRTSGEQASGQFTYRDGGLPGDQIVSSLVRDLPSVLAPGGTAQLLGNWEIPAGADWAERPQSWAGPDADAWFIQREQVSPEQYAETWLQDASEARDRQHYRDAYAAYLADFASRNVAGIGFGMIWLRRPATASPAVRGSAAPGSGGATISRFEEITYPIEQPVGPHLGAAVDRSDWLAAHSLEDAHLLVADDVTEERHQRPGAEHPGVILLRQGAGLRRTNLLSTELAGFVSACDGDLSVGQIIGALAALLGGSLAGEDGFDDDAFRAALLTEAGNLVRDGFLVPAD
- a CDS encoding GNAT family N-acetyltransferase, coding for MSPDAMVEDITNLLEVWVTGWAGCRGYQTSTEGRFPAVLRADTTGDWEYFSHDPSDDEFAALVAKTVEAPSRILTVLTNDVLRYTQLAEKHGLNITSASQAMMIVDMETQDTEDPWLSDDELNLVTSQLDGVHHAVVRSGDEVAASGRVFVVDGTAVFDKIVVQPEFQRRGLGSFIMKALAAQAIGPDVENGLLLASLDGQKLYSHLGWSVVCRVLMLSTSSEGSDLSVG
- a CDS encoding rhodanese-related sulfurtransferase, with the protein product MALNRIVLFYGFTPIADPDAVRLWQRALCEKLGLTGRILISKDGINATVGGEIGAVKQYVKTTREYKGFHGIDVKWSDGGAEDFPRLSVKVRDEIVSFGAPGELKVDANGVVGGGTHLKPEELHELVADRKQAGEDVVFFDGRNAFEAQIGKFKDAIVPDVATTHDFIKELDSGKYDALKDKPVVTYCTGGIRCEVLSSLMVNRGFKQVYQLDGGIVRYGETFKDQGLWEGSLYVFDKRMHLEFSEEAKTIGECVRCAAPTSKFENCSNLSCRTLTLYCAECAASPETLRCPEGCAA